Proteins co-encoded in one Spiroplasma gladiatoris genomic window:
- a CDS encoding ABC transporter permease, whose product MVLVTYMMSEIEELCNKFIYIHNGEIKDYGNVSDLVKEYKFVHNYTWKNFKEQKAKDYELSKLKEQKNNTKNNKNKFDKIINKANNKGKNLPLINLLIKYYFKSIVQPFFLFGFPIIMLFIEGFVFKGKMLSNNLGDTEYSLLHNIIGSISITQIIATGIFVIPQTIIEFKNSVLLKRIGATNIKPLFFVLTVITIGTIFMVITFFWTLLWAGIMFGSSYGWKEIATPYQTPYALIFLLIILLGSISLGMLLSSLFKSTTDYVAVANILYLPIAFLGGSFLPIDFILSSDVLKYATYLNPFKYCMEPFNEAWAGKLTFDYKIFMCFVFNYNYIYNNYF is encoded by the coding sequence ATGGTCCTTGTTACGTACATGATGAGTGAAATTGAAGAGTTGTGTAATAAATTTATTTATATTCATAATGGTGAAATAAAAGACTATGGAAATGTAAGTGATCTTGTAAAAGAATATAAATTTGTTCACAATTACACTTGAAAAAATTTCAAAGAACAAAAAGCAAAAGATTATGAATTGTCAAAATTAAAAGAACAAAAAAATAATACAAAAAATAATAAAAATAAGTTTGATAAAATAATCAATAAAGCAAATAATAAAGGTAAAAACTTACCCTTAATTAATTTACTCATAAAATACTATTTTAAGAGTATTGTACAACCATTCTTTTTATTTGGTTTTCCAATAATTATGTTGTTTATAGAAGGATTTGTTTTTAAAGGTAAGATGTTAAGTAACAACCTAGGAGACACAGAATATAGTTTATTGCATAATATAATTGGGTCAATATCAATAACACAAATTATTGCAACAGGAATTTTTGTAATTCCCCAAACAATCATAGAATTTAAAAATAGTGTTTTATTAAAACGAATAGGAGCAACAAATATTAAACCATTATTTTTTGTATTAACAGTAATTACGATAGGAACAATATTTATGGTTATAACTTTTTTTTGAACATTACTATGAGCTGGAATAATGTTTGGCTCTAGTTATGGTTGAAAAGAAATAGCAACACCTTATCAAACTCCTTATGCTTTAATATTTTTATTAATAATTTTGTTGGGATCAATATCTTTAGGGATGTTATTATCAAGTTTATTTAAATCAACAACTGATTATGTTGCTGTTGCAAATATTTTATATTTACCAATTGCCTTTCTAGGAGGGTCTTTTTTACCTATTGATTTTATTTTGTCGAGTGATGTTTTAAAATACGCAACATATTTAAATCCGTTTAAATATTGCATGGAACCTTTTAATGAAGCTTGAGCTGGAAAATTAACTTTTGATTATAAGATTTTTATGTGTTTCGTGTTTAATTATAATTATATTTATAACAATTACTTCTAA
- a CDS encoding ferritin-like domain-containing protein: MEKIIHNNLQQYIEEHAKMQFICYNLSQNCSDLGYPGFTHFFQVQAQDEFVHQRRIMNYMSDRNIRFIAPNVQVENKSHADIVEILKAYVEYRTHFANLTDEFSKNAKEVNDYTTFKFYEWFAIDFYEEISETNDLIDWFNMKNSNHYEIDKKALERENPDTLSVVDPFAPHN; this comes from the coding sequence ATGGAAAAAATCATACATAATAACTTACAACAATATATTGAAGAACATGCAAAAATGCAGTTTATTTGTTATAACTTAAGTCAAAATTGTAGTGATCTTGGTTATCCTGGGTTTACACATTTCTTTCAAGTTCAAGCACAAGATGAATTTGTACATCAAAGAAGAATAATGAATTATATGTCAGATAGAAATATTAGATTCATAGCTCCAAATGTACAAGTTGAAAATAAAAGCCATGCTGATATTGTTGAAATTTTAAAAGCTTATGTAGAATATCGTACTCATTTTGCAAATTTAACTGATGAATTTTCAAAAAACGCAAAAGAAGTTAATGATTATACTACTTTTAAATTCTATGAATGATTTGCAATTGATTTTTATGAAGAAATTTCAGAAACAAATGATTTAATTGATTGATTTAATATGAAAAACTCAAATCATTATGAAATTGATAAAAAAGCATTAGAACGTGAAAATCCTGATACATTATCAGTTGTAGATCCATTCGCACCACACAATTAA
- a CDS encoding ASCH domain-containing protein, with amino-acid sequence MNKKIEDFWLEFIDKNNLEKIIKYSEYFYFGHTEELANNLLELVLSGKKKATSSVLKQFEIEKESLPEIGEYSIVTDYYNNPRCVIRTTNVRLIKYKNMTFEICKLEGEDKNLESWNYNHELFLKRIAKENNFEFNDELIIVFEEFELVYKKS; translated from the coding sequence ATGAATAAAAAAATAGAAGATTTTTGATTAGAATTTATTGACAAAAATAATTTAGAAAAAATTATAAAATATAGTGAGTACTTTTATTTTGGTCATACAGAAGAATTAGCAAATAATTTATTAGAACTTGTTTTGTCAGGTAAGAAAAAAGCAACTTCATCAGTTTTAAAACAGTTTGAAATTGAAAAAGAAAGTCTACCAGAAATAGGAGAATATTCTATTGTTACTGATTATTACAATAATCCAAGATGTGTAATTAGAACAACAAACGTTAGACTTATAAAATACAAAAATATGACTTTTGAAATTTGTAAATTAGAAGGTGAAGATAAAAATTTAGAATCTTGAAATTATAATCACGAGCTATTTTTAAAGCGAATTGCAAAAGAAAATAATTTTGAATTTAATGATGAATTAATAATAGTGTTTGAAGAGTTTGAATTAGTTTATAAAAAAAGTTAA
- the frr gene encoding ribosome recycling factor: MLKNILENTQLEMEEVIDSFQNYLSKVRTGRANAGMLKSVIVDFYGSPTPIDQTSQITSPEPQQLIVKPYDRGQLPNVVAAINKADLGLNPMSEGDLIRIIIPQLTEEVRKDLVKKVHKELETFKIRIRNSRRDANDKIKKSELNEDDKSYGEQEVQKLTDKYILNLDNIFKEKEKDLMTL; encoded by the coding sequence ATGTTAAAAAATATATTAGAAAATACACAATTGGAAATGGAAGAAGTTATTGATTCATTTCAAAATTATTTATCAAAAGTTAGAACGGGAAGAGCTAATGCTGGAATGTTAAAAAGTGTTATAGTTGATTTTTATGGATCACCAACTCCTATTGATCAAACTAGTCAAATTACATCTCCTGAACCACAACAATTAATTGTTAAACCTTATGATAGAGGACAACTTCCAAATGTGGTTGCGGCAATTAATAAAGCCGATCTTGGTTTAAATCCAATGAGTGAAGGGGATTTAATTAGAATTATAATTCCTCAATTAACTGAAGAAGTAAGAAAAGATTTAGTAAAAAAAGTTCACAAAGAATTAGAAACTTTTAAAATTAGAATTAGAAACTCTAGAAGAGATGCAAATGATAAAATAAAAAAATCTGAATTAAATGAAGATGATAAATCTTATGGTGAACAAGAAGTTCAAAAATTAACAGATAAATACATTTTAAATTTAGATAATATTTTCAAAGAAAAAGAAAAAGATTTAATGACATTATAA
- the tsf gene encoding translation elongation factor Ts, whose protein sequence is MAVNPQQIKELRELTSAGMMDCKKALEATNGVIDEAIVWLRENGLVKAAKKSDRVAAEGVAFAKTNGKRGIVFEVNSETDFVSKNEKFMNLIKEMGEALITSEANSLEEALEVKISNGTIKEACLNATATIGEKIELRRFAAVNDGTTAVYNHANSRISVLLQFEGDISSEDAYDVCMHVAAMAPKYLSKDEVPQDFKDVEMHIIKENTDLTGKDEKIAKGILEGKLNKKLAEVTLLEQSFVKDEKQSVGNFIKSKKATLKTMYRFEVGEGIEKVVTDFAAEVAAQLKG, encoded by the coding sequence ATGGCAGTAAACCCACAACAAATAAAAGAATTAAGAGAATTAACATCAGCTGGAATGATGGATTGTAAAAAAGCTCTTGAAGCAACTAATGGTGTAATCGATGAAGCAATTGTTTGATTAAGAGAAAACGGCTTAGTTAAAGCAGCTAAAAAATCAGATCGCGTTGCAGCTGAAGGTGTTGCTTTTGCAAAAACTAATGGTAAAAGAGGAATAGTTTTTGAAGTTAATTCCGAAACTGATTTCGTTTCAAAAAATGAAAAATTTATGAACCTTATTAAAGAAATGGGAGAAGCGCTAATTACTTCTGAAGCTAATTCTCTAGAAGAAGCTTTAGAAGTTAAGATTAGCAATGGGACTATTAAAGAAGCTTGCTTAAATGCAACAGCAACAATTGGTGAAAAAATTGAACTAAGAAGATTTGCTGCAGTTAACGATGGAACAACGGCTGTTTATAATCATGCAAATAGTCGTATATCAGTATTGCTTCAGTTTGAGGGAGATATTTCTTCAGAAGATGCTTATGATGTATGTATGCATGTTGCTGCAATGGCTCCAAAATACTTATCAAAAGATGAAGTTCCACAGGACTTTAAAGATGTAGAGATGCATATAATTAAAGAAAACACAGATTTAACTGGAAAAGATGAAAAAATAGCAAAAGGAATTTTAGAAGGTAAGTTAAATAAAAAGCTTGCAGAAGTTACATTACTTGAACAAAGTTTTGTAAAAGATGAAAAACAATCAGTAGGAAACTTTATCAAATCCAAAAAAGCAACTTTAAAAACTATGTATAGATTTGAAGTTGGAGAAGGAATTGAAAAAGTAGTTACTGATTTTGCAGCAGAAGTTGCAGCACAATTGAAAGGTTAA
- a CDS encoding energy-coupled thiamine transporter ThiT: MEKNKKIANIILTVLTSIKTILLIGLLIYYMIKVLDASQYDDEGNIIALNNSQKGLIYFAFISIIVTFILLAISFLIYFIYDYENKNKLILFSFLTFSIEGLIFSLYLITKTGYQKLKIDFKFFKKWKIIDITLIALLLCLYLLISFITGFIPQMPFWITISIKYIILYFGAYILSLSASFTLCLLAACLTTIMPGTAIHTFVQYLFDYFIPIVGFFVAGFFVPKNEIKNKYYQIFSWLIFVISPIFVLYGSRVLSGVLYWLNPAALGDDVYYSFLWEGRWGYSAIYNSFNTITDYVTLQILVPVICKTLTYIKNKVELKKLNSYN; this comes from the coding sequence ATGGAAAAAAATAAAAAAATAGCTAATATTATTTTGACAGTGCTTACAAGCATTAAAACAATTTTACTAATAGGTTTGTTAATTTATTATATGATTAAAGTTTTAGACGCTAGTCAATATGATGATGAAGGTAATATCATTGCTTTAAATAATAGTCAAAAAGGACTAATATATTTTGCTTTTATTTCAATAATTGTAACTTTTATATTATTAGCAATATCTTTTTTGATTTATTTTATATATGATTATGAAAATAAAAATAAGCTAATACTATTTTCATTTTTAACATTTAGTATTGAAGGATTAATTTTTTCTTTATATTTAATAACAAAAACAGGATATCAAAAATTAAAAATTGATTTCAAATTTTTTAAAAAGTGAAAAATTATAGACATAACATTGATAGCTCTGCTGCTTTGTTTATATTTATTAATTAGTTTTATAACTGGATTTATTCCACAGATGCCATTTTGAATTACAATTTCAATTAAATATATTATATTGTATTTTGGAGCATATATATTATCACTATCTGCTTCGTTTACACTTTGCTTGTTAGCAGCTTGTTTAACTACAATTATGCCTGGTACAGCAATTCATACTTTTGTTCAATACTTATTTGATTATTTCATACCAATTGTTGGTTTTTTTGTAGCAGGTTTTTTTGTTCCGAAAAATGAAATAAAAAATAAATATTATCAAATATTTAGTTGATTGATATTTGTAATATCACCGATATTTGTTCTCTATGGTAGTAGAGTGTTATCTGGAGTTTTATATTGATTAAATCCAGCTGCGCTTGGAGATGATGTATATTATTCATTTTTATGAGAAGGAAGATGAGGATATTCTGCAATTTACAACTCATTTAACACAATTACAGATTATGTTACTTTACAAATACTTGTTCCTGTTATATGTAAAACATTAACTTATATAAAAAACAAAGTGGAGTTAAAAAAACTAAATAGTTATAATTAG
- the rpsB gene encoding 30S ribosomal protein S2 — translation MAKDLTRDQLWDAGAHFGHQTKRWNPKMKPYIYGEKNKNHVIDLQKTLRKLEDVKKLVTSIGTKKEKIIFVGTKKTARNAVKEAALRSGNFFVNSRWLGGTLTNMKTISLRIKALWDIENEEKTGKINLRPKKEQILIKKEKAKLEKTLGGIKQMHKLPAAMFVIDPKNDEIAVKEARKLRIPIIGICDTNVDPDLVDFVIPANDDIQESINIIINYVVDVYGDAAGLKLQPSSLKVVAQKREENQQNQRYGDSRPQRRFDDDHDASKKAAALEDSKKSEASKKESE, via the coding sequence ATGGCAAAAGACTTAACAAGAGATCAGCTTTGAGATGCAGGTGCACATTTTGGTCACCAAACAAAGCGTTGAAATCCTAAAATGAAACCATATATTTATGGAGAAAAAAATAAAAATCATGTTATTGATTTACAAAAAACTTTAAGAAAATTAGAGGATGTAAAAAAACTAGTTACATCAATTGGGACTAAAAAAGAAAAAATAATTTTTGTAGGAACAAAAAAAACTGCAAGAAACGCAGTTAAAGAAGCGGCTTTAAGAAGTGGAAACTTCTTTGTAAACTCTAGATGATTGGGTGGAACATTAACAAATATGAAAACTATTTCATTGAGAATTAAAGCTCTATGAGATATTGAAAATGAAGAAAAAACTGGGAAAATTAATTTAAGACCAAAAAAAGAACAAATTTTAATAAAAAAAGAAAAAGCTAAATTAGAAAAAACTTTAGGTGGAATCAAACAAATGCACAAACTACCTGCTGCAATGTTTGTAATTGATCCTAAAAATGATGAAATTGCAGTTAAAGAAGCAAGAAAATTAAGAATTCCAATTATTGGAATTTGTGATACAAATGTTGATCCAGACTTAGTGGATTTTGTAATTCCTGCAAATGACGATATTCAAGAATCAATCAACATAATTATTAATTATGTTGTTGATGTATATGGTGATGCAGCTGGATTAAAATTACAACCAAGTAGTTTAAAAGTTGTTGCTCAAAAAAGAGAAGAAAATCAACAAAATCAAAGATATGGTGATTCAAGACCTCAAAGAAGATTTGATGATGATCATGATGCATCAAAAAAAGCAGCAGCATTAGAAGATTCTAAAAAATCTGAAGCTTCAAAAAAAGAAAGTGAATAA
- the pyrH gene encoding UMP kinase codes for MALKFKRVLLKISGEALKGSSEEIYAKEKLEDIARQVIDLTREGLQVGVVVGGGNIWRGKLAGTLELQRIDADYMGMFATIMNALAFEATIKKMGFEKVKVYSSLEIRTVTSNYNYRNAREKLDEGYIVIFAGGTGFSYFTTDTGACIRGIEIKADALLMAKNGTKGVYDSDPNTNPDAKFLPDLSFHDLVVKNLQVMDSTAASLAKDGKLEIVVFDMNGQDNIKKIAHGQLEATYIK; via the coding sequence ATGGCATTAAAATTTAAACGTGTATTATTAAAAATTTCAGGAGAAGCATTAAAGGGAAGCTCAGAAGAAATTTATGCTAAAGAAAAATTAGAAGACATCGCAAGACAAGTAATAGATTTAACAAGAGAAGGCTTACAAGTTGGAGTTGTTGTTGGAGGAGGAAATATTTGAAGAGGAAAATTAGCTGGGACATTAGAACTTCAAAGAATTGATGCTGACTATATGGGAATGTTTGCAACTATTATGAACGCTTTAGCATTTGAAGCAACTATAAAAAAAATGGGGTTTGAAAAAGTTAAAGTTTATTCTTCTTTAGAAATTAGAACTGTAACAAGTAATTATAATTATCGTAACGCAAGAGAAAAGTTAGATGAAGGATATATTGTAATATTTGCAGGGGGAACTGGATTTAGTTATTTTACAACAGACACAGGAGCTTGCATTAGAGGTATAGAAATTAAAGCTGATGCTTTATTGATGGCAAAAAATGGTACAAAAGGAGTTTATGATTCAGATCCAAATACTAACCCTGATGCAAAATTTTTACCAGATTTATCATTTCATGATTTAGTGGTTAAAAACTTACAAGTTATGGATTCAACAGCTGCAAGTTTAGCAAAAGATGGAAAATTAGAAATTGTTGTTTTTGATATGAATGGACAAGACAATATTAAAAAAATTGCCCATGGTCAATTAGAAGCAACATATATTAAATAA
- a CDS encoding ATP-binding cassette domain-containing protein: MKEKIKEIKKELDKTIPLIKLTNVTKKYKNKVALKNINFEINYGDRIGIIGANGGGKPTLSEILGNIRKPTNGKIFRQDNIIIGLQFQESKYPAGITVFDMIKYYLETFDIEMSESELDKILNIYQISAFKNKFLANLSGGQQQRVNILLSLIHNSDVVF; the protein is encoded by the coding sequence ATGAAAGAAAAAATAAAAGAAATTAAAAAAGAACTTGATAAAACTATACCATTGATAAAATTAACAAATGTAACTAAAAAATATAAAAATAAGGTTGCATTAAAAAATATTAATTTTGAAATAAATTATGGCGATAGAATTGGAATAATTGGAGCCAATGGTGGAGGAAAGCCCACTTTAAGTGAAATACTTGGAAACATAAGAAAACCAACAAATGGTAAAATTTTCAGGCAAGATAACATAATAATTGGATTGCAGTTTCAAGAATCTAAATATCCTGCAGGAATAACTGTTTTTGATATGATCAAATATTATTTAGAAACATTTGATATTGAAATGAGTGAATCAGAGTTAGATAAAATTTTAAATATATATCAGATCAGTGCTTTTAAAAATAAATTTTTAGCAAATTTAAGCGGTGGACAACAACAAAGAGTTAACATTCTATTAAGTTTAATTCATAATTCAGATGTTGTATTTTAG